A stretch of DNA from Streptomyces gobiensis:
GCGGCATGTGCCTCGAGGCCGTCGACCAGAGTGGTGATCGCGCGGGGTACGACGTCCAGCCGCTCAGCGAGGTCTGTCATCCGGGGCGGCGCATCGCAGTGCGCCACGGTACGCAGCAGCCGGGCCTGGGCAGGGGTGATGCCCAGGGGCTCCAGATGGCGCCGCTGGGCACGGTGCAGTCGGCGGGTCAGCCGGATGAGCTGGTCAGCGAGCGGGCCGGTTGGATCGGCGGAAACCATGCCCTGAGCTTAGCAGGACAAAGTTCATTGTGAGTATAGGTAACAGTGAGCTATGCTCGGCGAACATGGACCTCTCCACAGACCCGTAGGAGCTTATGCGTCACGATGAATTCCGGTGGACCCCATCGCCCGAAAACACCGGACAGCCTGTGCAACTCCGCCGCATTCTGCGGCTCTTCCGTCCTTACCGGGCGCGGCTCGCCCTGGTGGGCCTGCTCGTCGCGGCCGCCTCGCTGGTCGGTGTGGCCTCACCCTTCCTGCTTCGCGAGATCCTGGATGTGGCGATCCCCGAGCAGCGCACCGGACTGCTGAGCCTGCTCGCGCTCGGCATGATCGCCACCGCCGTGCTGACCAGCGTCTTCGGTGTCCTGCAGACGCTTATATCCACCACGGTCGGACAGCGCGTCATGCACGATCTGCGCACCGGCGTCTACGCCAAGCTGCAGCAGATGCCGCTGGCCTTCTTCACCAAGACCCGGACCGGCGAGGTCCAGTCCCGTATCGCCAACGACATCGGCGGTATGCAGGCCACCGTCACATCGACCGCGACCTCTCTGGTCTCCAACGTCACCAGTGTGGTGGCCACCATCGTCGCCATGCTGGCGCTCGACTGGCGGCTCACCCTGGTCTC
This window harbors:
- a CDS encoding MarR family winged helix-turn-helix transcriptional regulator; the protein is MVSADPTGPLADQLIRLTRRLHRAQRRHLEPLGITPAQARLLRTVAHCDAPPRMTDLAERLDVVPRAITTLVDGLEAHAAVRRVPDVDNRRVTRIELTGTGQELLIRLRQARREAAEELLAPLTREQRSQLSELLTPLDAPHPS